A segment of the Cryptosporidium parvum Iowa II chromosome 5, whole genome shotgun sequence genome:
TCTAAATTCACCAAAAATTTCTGTAATACTTCCTGTTTCTATTCCACCTTGTAAAAGTCTATCTAATTGGCTAGAACCCGTTGTAAATTTGATTAGATTGGTTCTAGCTTCTAAATATTCAGTTCCACTGCAAAATCCCATTGCTACTAATTCTTTGCATGcagattttattttatcaCATTTTTGTTCACTAATTCCTTTAACTGACAATAAAGCTTTTTTAGGAGCATAAGCAAGACATTCTATTGTATGATATCCATTTTCACGGAGTATTTCTAGATCCCTTTTTGTTAATCCACTTGGAAGAAGATGCTCCAGTTTTAATGGCCCATTATATACTgtttcatttaaattattttgattttcattattttcattgaCTATTTCGTTTGGGTTTATTGTTGacatatttaaaattaattattaattagtATAACTTTAGTTTTGTTTTTCCAATACTTAATTACACACAGGCTTTTAAAAATGTTTTGCCTTATATATGTCTCTTAGTTTAAGAACTTGtcataaaaatttaatgtttCAATTCACTTTTGTCTGttcaaaatttcttttcaaaagtGATAAAGTTGTTTGCCAGTTCTAATTtgtaaattcaatattaacatccaaataaataatagctatactttattatttgaaaactaataatattattgataaaattcttctctccaattaaataaaattaattgatatttaCTTAAAAACTTATTGATAGACgataaataatacaaatacaATGTGTGGCGCCAAATTTCCCCACATGTGGCTTCACATGCACCGGTATAGGTAATATTGCAATGATGCATGTGGACAATTTTTAACAATGatgtaataattattcaaaaaaaaaaatgttaattgatttgaagaatttatttatcattttttaagaaggaacttaaaaatttaatagaatGGCTATTTTGTGAAGATATTGCTATAATAATgcttttcaaatttaagaataaaagCTCGAACGAAGAATTGTTGTAAGAACAATATGTCTTGaagatttttcttttaaagaaaaaagaaataaaatttctaTAAATGGAGAAAACTATgattaattgaatattgaAACTTATATatctatttaaaaaaaaaaaaattagctCTATACTCAAAATATGTGGCGCATATGCTTAAAAAATATGCATAGATAATGTGCATTATATAAAGATATGCataatttgtaaatatCCTATGCATTTTATGTGAGgagaaaatataatatttattaaatacaGTGAGGtaccaaataataattaaatacGAGGATAAATGATCTAAATATCTACGCACTTATTATTGGATCTCGTAAACGgggaaaaataaataaataaaatacatAAGAGGTTTGTTGATAAAGTGAGTGAATGAAAGGAGGAATATTGAGGATTGGAAAGAAAGGAAATATTCACAATAGGAGAGATTTCAACAAATAAAGATTGTTGCGAAAATAACCATAactttaattcaaataaaacaaaaaaaaaaaaaaatagttgCTAATCTatgtttatattaaaaagcAGCTTTTATTGAAAGAGTTTGAATGAATCTTTGATTGAATGTTGagatcaaataaataaaataactgaaaatcaaaattataattatatatatatttatatatatatatatatatataattatatatacataaatatttatttatatttatatttatatatatttatatttatcaataaatgATTACTAAATTTAACAGGAAGCTTTGGTAAGCTATATTTCGCAATAAAaggtttttttttaaaagataAGATTGGTTAAATTAGATTAGAGAGAGTAATGGAGGCAGTCTTGGATGAAATAAACCATGAAAAAATTACAGAgaaagtaattattttgaataatggtaataataaagaattgaatGGACCAATTgaaactaataatatttataattataatgaaCAACTTCCGAAAGGAGATTACGATGAAATTATCTCAAGACATTACTCAGTAAATGGTAATGCAAATATTAGTGACAATGTTTTGCATCcacaatttaaaaataataagaacGATATGGCTGAGAATTATTTGTCCAGTTACTGTACTGGGGAAAATATAACTTTGAATTATAACTTAAATCAGAATCAAAATACCAATATTGGAACTAGCATTTATAATGGGAAAATGATTTGTAATCACTGCAATTATCCGGTGAGTAAAGGGAATAATgtttcaaataaagatgGTAGGACTTGTAATTGTATGATAAATGaaaatctattaatatattataacGAAAAAGGAATGCAAAGTAAAGGAAATCAGATTAATAGTGGCTGTCATGAAAGCATTACAGATTCAGAAAATTTAATGGGAGCCTCATCACCTCAATCTATAGTAACTACAATGTCTATAGCGACTCCAATATATTCTACAGGTATgaataaagatattattaatatgcGAAAAGATGAGGAAATTATTTCAGATATGAATGGAAGCTTTATTATAggtaataaatcaaatgaatcagaaaataatcaaaatatcaAAGGAATAAACCCAAATTCAACATCTAGCTCAAATTTATTAGCTTTAAATCCAAAAACAggaattttaaataatattattgtgAATGGGCCaggaaatattaataataataataataataataacaataataataatactaataacagtggtaataataataacaataataatcataataatttggGGAACTCTGTGGGGAATTACACAAATACAGGAGTTAGTGTTggaaatataattcaaaatagctcgttattattatcaggATATCTTAGTGGAACTCCAGCACAATCAAATAGTAGAAAGATATTAGCAAGAGTAAGAGAATTATGGTTAAGCAATATAGTGGAGGGTTTACCTAGGAAGATTGCTGCGTTCATATTGCAACGACATGGGAATCAAATTCCATATGATAGACAATTTTGGTCGTATGCCTATAAGACAGGAAGACTGCATCCAGCAGAAGAACAAGTACAAAGACAATTAAATGAGGGTGTACAATGTTTAAATAGATTTATTCAGCAACTTATTAAGTCCTGTAATATTATGAGGGATCATATGTTGAGAAAACAAAACAATTCAGTAGGGTATAGTGGAAGAAGATCAAATGGAGCAAGAGGATATTGTAATCGCCGTGTTTCTAGTAGAATGAATAATCATCATATGATGATtagtaattcaaatattaataataataatattagtaacAGTGgtaatactaataataacaataataataataataatactggAATTGAAAGTATGGAAATGaatagaaaagaaattaaatataatacaaatattggaGAAATTGGAATGAAAAACTGTGCAATGACAATATTGCCTACAATGAATGGAGGAGTAATTGGAGAAATTCCGAATGGAgatgaaattgatgaagCAGAAATATCCGGATTTATGAATGGAAGTATGGGAATGACAGGAGAAGGTATAATAACAGTAAACgaacaaaatatattgttgTCAGGTAATATATtagattttaataatggtAAATCTAAACATAtagaaagaagaataaaTGGTAATATACCATTAATGGCaaatgaaagaaagaatGAAATCTTGGATAATCATCTATTACTAGGTATGAATTGTAATAACAATACAGGTAATAATAACATGATCCATGACGAAAGTAAtgttgataataatttattattaaatatggATAGAGAAGACTGTAATAATCGAATTGGAGAAGGTATAGGTAGCATTGGTAATATTGTTGGAAGTGATAACAATACAGGAAATGGTAATTTATTGGTTGATTATACAGAAGGAATAGAAGAAggagatgatgatgatgatgatgatgatggaCAGATTGCTGAGATTCCACTGGATTTAACAGATGAATACTTAGCAAAATGGTTGGATGGTAAAAATGCATTAATTATTCGAAAATTAGTTAATGGTGATAAAGATATGCAAACTATAGATTTACCAACATGTTTAAATAGTGATAATTTATACAGGGCATTAAGATTTGGTGGACTATTAGTTAGAATACCACCATATAATCAAAAGAGTTATGaacattttaatttactaTCACCAGGAAGAGGGGATACAAGACATACACAATTAGTAATACCAGATGGAGAAAGAGATATTGATGTAAAGAAAAGCAGAACATCTTTAGCACTTCCAGAATTTCTCGTTGAGGATATTCCTTTACCAAAAGTATGTGTTTTTCAAATTGAAGCCAAATTAGagttactattattatatagAGGTTGTTCTTCAAAAAGACCACATACAAAAAGAGGTCGTAGTACAGCTAATAcatcaaattcatcaaatcaatcaattcatttaaatcttggtaataacaataatactgctaatgttaataatagtatCACTACTACCAATACAACTagtagtaatattaataataatccaGGTATTcatccaaatattaatattacaattCCTATTGGTAATTCTGTTGTAAATCATGTTTCCTCTATTGGTGAATCtaatagtaatataaataataatcatcatATCAATAATAGTAGCATAATGAATGCtaattcatcatctttattAGCATCTGAAAATAATGGATTGAATACTGTCATGCATTCCGGAATTTCAAGtcatgaaaataatattaatattatggATCAGTTGGCACAATCTCAGATGATTATAAATAagttaattgaaaatggtcataatattaatgatgtATTAtgtaacaataatattattgaaagtaATGCAAATATTCATAGTAATACACAATCAGTAAATGATCagatttcaataaatatgattaatgaaaatgaattattttccagaatgaattctttgaataataataatacaagtaTTGATACAAATTCTTCTACAACAGATACAAGtactattaatagtaatagtaaCGGGgttaatataaatacaaatgaTATAACAACTATTACTAATGGGCTAAATAATAGCATtagcaataataatattaatattaatagcagtattaataatagcaataataacaataataataacaataataatgataataataatattaataatggtaataatggtaataatatggcaattcatcaaattcatcaagaaaatattttattggGAGGAGGAGGAATGATTACAGAGATGAATAATTGTAACTATTTAACTTCAAATGTGAATTCAGCTTTGATTGAAGATTTACAAAAACAATTCCATCCTAATAGCAACTGTAATAACAGTAATATTGGAGGGTATCCACTATCATCTAGTGCTGTAATAACGAATAATATGGTAAATAATGATGGAAAAATTATAGcatataataatcaaaatattaataataatagttcAACTCCAACTCCATCTTCAACTTCAACAGCATCGACAAATTATTCAGAGAATGTATTATATAgtttaaagaagaaatccAATAAGAATGAtgattctttttattattatattgatGGAGCATTGGAAGAAAgagataatattaatcaaaataaaatcaataatgGCAAAAGTATCGAttatagtaataataataataataataataataataataacagtCTAAATGTAATGCATCCATTACCATCAGTATGTTGTTACATTCCgaatacaaataattcttGTATAGACGAAGAACAGAATTTAAACAGTTTGTATAATAGTCATAATAATCATTCTTCAGGTAATTTAAACGATATACAATATACAAGAGGTCATATGGTAttaactaataataatgaaattccactaaataattcaaatttaatgcTTTCTGGTATAAATGAAActcattcaaataaaaatacaaagaaCAATAGACTAtatattgatgaaattgattattttaacAGTGTATTTAGCGAATGTGatggtaataatattaagaataGAAACAATATTAGTATTGGAGGAGGAATTTTAggtattgataataataataataatagtaataacGATAATAGCAATAGTCATGGTCATAATCAAAATTCTGGTCCAATTAGTAATAACATTAATACAAGTGAAATACAACATCCATGTTTGAACTGGAGAGTTAATATGAgttaaataaatacaagTATAAATACTAAATATAAAGTATAACCATTTCTAGTTTTTATTAAACattcttttatatttatcagTATTGGAATTCTTATATTTACTTTCCATTAAAACAATATCATTTCTTAGTTTAATAAAGGCTGATTTGTCATCAATTTGGTTGGATAAAActttatcaataatttctatagctttattaaattcataaatatttatataagCTTGTGAAAGTCTATATAATGCCTTTAAAGTtataaataagaatttattgggaatttatttaaaaagtaaataattataaaataagGGTATAAtggaaaatatattataagtTTATACttactttaatattattagggTCATTTTTTAGTACATTATTACAATGAAGCATAGCCATATTAAATTCCTATATTTATaaacttttattatatgaatatatggaataaatgaataaataaacttacattaatttttagaaAGCATGCAGACAAATTGAGATTAATACGTGTAATAAGTTGGTTATATTCTTCCTCTAGATTCTTGTTTTCAGGAAAAGTATAATCTACATAAATGAGTGCATTCTTGTACTCCAATATTGcttcttcaattttattatctttgtatttaatatttccttcctaaaagttaaaaaagttattattattattggtattaaatattggcaaattatattattaaatttgtaaaaaaaaagaagaaatgaataataacttCTAGAGAATGAATTTGGATAATCTTGTGATTTAgaataaatgaaataagAAGATTTGtcattatttctttctattgataatattaatggaaaGTGGGGAAGAAAGaggagaaagaaaaaacaaaatagaTGGGAGGAAGAAACAAATCAACTTACATCACAAAATAGTCTGATAGCTTTTAGCTTATCAGTTGTAGATCTTTCATATAATTCTCTTTCTTTACTTCTATCGTGGCTACATCCttgatttttctttattaaatcattatatTTGTCATAATTATCTAAAATTTTCTGGCAAAACTCGTACTCACTCCTTGTTGTCTCCATTTATACTAtttgcaaaaaaaatatatagtTATTGTGAGTtttcttaaaatattaCAGATTAACACGTATGGCGGGAACATGcttttataaaaataaatatttttcttagaaaaaaatataagagAATAAAGTAAATCAAGCATTGGAAATACACATATCAATACTTTATTATGCTAGAAAATCTATAATTTTAGTAACTAACAACAAATTAGAATTGGAAGAAAACGATGTATGTATGTATGTATgtatgtatatatatatatagaaCAATACAAAAAGTTACAAGCTCGAAGTAGTAGTCAATCTTTCCCTGTACTATTCTTTTTCTCCCtctatttttctttttttttctttttataatataaatcatATGTTTCCTGTATACAATTCAAGTTTGAAATTAAGCGAAAACATTACATACAAGTAGAGACATTACAAATTTCCTCTcacaataattatttcactatttctattgatttgattttcttcatttcttATATCTAAATAAGGGTATGTTGAGTTGTAATGTGggaaatttatattataaaataatattaatccaAGTTAAGATTAATactaattataatattttaattgaaagtaatttatttatcCATACAATGGAGAAACCATACTTTCTAATTTGCCCTTACTTTCATTGTATTTAGTGACAAATTGTTCAGGAATTGCAAGTTCTTTCCAGTCACCTTCTTCTTCTCCTGGAAAGAGTAAATTCATTTCACTTGATTTACTGCTGTAAACCTCAACATTCTTTCCTTCTTTGGATGTGTAGatattaactttatttgatttatcaAGAGAAATAGTTGGAACAATGCCTGTCATTTgtaatttaatatcatcaCAATTAACAATTTCTATGGAAGAAATTACACCATTTACTAGAAAGATACATCCAACacaattttcaataaaaatactGTTGACTTTTTGTTCAACAATAATTCTGCTATTTTGAGAGCATCTAACTGAAACCTTGTTTTTAATACTTCCTTCTGATAATGTAATAGGATCAGCGCAATTTACATGATTTTCTACAAGATATGTATCCTTTTGTAATTCCACCTTTGGACTACCATTTGTAACTACTTGTCTTGCTgctttcattttcttttcttttttcaaataaatttgcgattttcaaaataactattttaaagtaattcaatttacatataaatataagtatatatattagttaatataataatttagaaaattattatttactaataatttaagaaataatgaaattatataattatataattttttcaattataggtttttttttgcatgcatttagatattaaatattttattcatttaataCTTTATGAATATCCAAgtggattttttttttttttttataaataattaataatttttggatATTCTTATAATCCCTAactattttaataattgttttctggttttttaaatttctattaagaaaataaaactttacgtataatttcaaaatttgatagATCTTTCACTTTAATTCAATCCAATTGCATGTAATTCGAATCTGAGATTTTAAtactttcaaattttatcaGATTTGGGTttttcccgccaaaacaaaatgatattaattatattaaaataagaGAAGAATAAGtagaattagaaattaGGAATAGAGGTTTAGGAATAgagagaagaaaataaagaataaaaaatgaggatacatttaaaaaaaatgagaaatAAAATGTAAAAAGAGTTAATaagatattgataattattttaacaaaaaaattgacATTAAAAAATACATGTTACCGCCATACGTGTATTTatgaattatattaaatatgaaaGGGGGGGGGGAAATAGAGAACAAAAAAGAGTCAAATTTAGacataaaaattaataaaatctttCTTAGTAAGATTTCCTCTACACCTTGGAcatttttgttttctttgAACAAGATTTCCTGCACAATTAAGGCAGAAGTGATGCCCACAACGTGTAATAACAACAGGAGTGCGAATATTGGGGAGAAACTGATTAATTGTTAATGTTCTTGACATAATGTTATCCCAATCTTCTAAACAAATAGGGCATGTGAACTTTGCAGctttctctttttcttcttgagTTAATTCGACAGGTTTTTCTATTACTTGATTCTTattttgatgattattCATATTACAAGGATTCATTGTgctatttaaaaaattaataatattggaatataCTCCAAATAAAGGAAAGTTATTTGTAGTATTTTCTGACAATTCATTTAATgatatattgaataatcctcttgatgatgatgatgttGAATATGGATTTGTACGGGTTGatattctattatttcttctacTAGTATTAGTATTTGCTCTTTTAATACTGTTACTATTGCAATCAATTACTTCAATAACTTGCTCATTATCATCACTATCGTCATTCTTGTTTTCT
Coding sequences within it:
- a CDS encoding protein with 2 CAP (CARP) domains, possible adenyl cyclase-associated protein — translated: KSQIYLKKEKKMKAARQVVTNGSPKVELQKDTYLVENHVNCADPITLSEGSIKNKVSVRCSQNSRIIVEQKVNSIFIENCVGCIFLVNGVISSIEIVNCDDIKLQMTGIVPTISLDKSNKVNIYTSKEGKNVEVYSSKSSEMNLLFPGEEEGDWKELAIPEQFVTKYNESKGKLESMVSPLYG
- a CDS encoding possible ring domain protein (transcripts identified by EST) → IVNYTVILQILMTENNNNIIILSSSSSSESEGEQKRTGKIRKIKKIIQNKTTIEEGHTENGDNIEYSSNLSQHKNHNVTLTASSSLSSSSSSSSSSSSSSSSSSSSSSSSSSSSFQNNLLEDVYLVNEENNRTVIEQLIENKNDDSDDNEQVIEVIDCNSNSIKRANTNTSRRNNRISTRTNPYSTSSSSRGLFNISLNELSENTTNNFPLFGVYSNIINFLNSTMNPCNMNNHQNKNQVIEKPVELTQEEKEKAAKFTCPICLEDWDNIMSRTLTINQFLPNIRTPVVITRCGHHFCLNCAGNLVQRKQKCPRCRGNLTKKDFINFYV
- a CDS encoding 70 kDa peptidylprolyl isomerase; amino-acid sequence: EGNIKYKDNKIEEAILEYKNALIYVDYTFPENKNLEEEYNQLITRINLNLSACFLKINEFNMAMLHCNNVLKNDPNNIK